CAGTAGGGGCAGGACCACATGGGTTAAGAACCAATACAGAAGGAACACTATTGTATGTTGCAGTAGTAAATGATAATCACATAGTAGTGATAGATACGGAGACTCTTTTGATCAAACACAGAATAGATGTTGGAGAAAAACCATTTTGGGTAACGGTACCAGCAAACCCTTAAAATTTTAACCTGTCAAAATCAATCTTTTCTTGTTCATTGATGTAAATTTTCAAAAGTTCCTTCCATGCTTTCTGAAGATCAGTTGAGAATTTTTTGAAACCCGATTGACTTGATAAAGATACTTTGTTTTGTGGGTTGTAAGTCACATCATTTAGAGAAACACAATGTACAGCATCATTTCTAACCTCAAAGAGTCTGGACATGCCACGTGTAAATTCAGGTCCAAAAACTTTCCAATCAAGAAACGTCCTAATTTTTCTGTTAATTGGAACAAGGTTCAGCAGATACAGCAATTCTGTGCTGTCTCGCTCATTTGAAACGCCAACAATTCGTAAACGAATTATCTCATCAAACAAAAATGCCATCTTTGAGAATGCTGATAATACACTGTCCCTGTTTTTTGATATCTTTAGCTTAGAATCAAATCCTTTTTTGACAACACCATTATTAACAAAGTAATGCTTTTCATTGTCAATTAGATATAGACGAATTTTTAACGGATGTTTTTTTCCTTTAATCTTTCTCAAATATTGTGAAACACTCAACATGCACTAAAAAAAGCCATAATCAATTAAGGATTTGGGAAATTCTCAGACATGATCAATTTGTTCACAAGGTTTATAGATCATCGATCAGTAATTCAGTCAGAGATAACAGGTAAAAATTACAATTTCCCCTTGAAAATTACTGTTATCTACTAAAGGCAGATTCACATTCGTTGTACCCACATGATGTTTGAGCAGATACAAATCATTACCATTTGACCCTATAGTTATGGAACTATGGGGTTTGAAGTCTTAAGATGCAGGAGAAATCAATGGTGTACAATGTAATTCAGACAAAAATTAACAGTTTATTTTATTATTAAAACAGGACATTTGGATGTCTGACTTACGGAGTTACTTACACTTCCCAGAAAGATTCGTTTGACTTTTGATTGGCCATGAGAACCAATTACAATTAGATCAATTTTTCGGGATTTAGCAAAATCTACAATTTGTTTTGAGATGGATTTTGTTTCAACTATATGTATGGAAAGTGAAATATTAGAATTTTTGGCAATTTTCTCTAGGTTTGAAAGAGATTTTTTTGCAAAAATCCTAGCATCGTTAATTATTTTTTTATTAGTTCTTTTGTCAATATACCAAGCACCTAAATTTTCTTTTTCTAAACATGTAATAATTTTAATTTTGGCATCATGCATTATTGCTATTTTTAAGGCTGCATTAAATGCCTTAACTGAGAAAGATGAACCATCAAAAGGAACCAGAATATTTGAGAACGCCATATCACTTCACAACCATCACAGGTATTTTTGATTGTTGAGAAACGGCATTTGCAACACTGCCCAAGATCATCTTGTTAAGTCCAGTCCTGCCATGAGAACCAATTACAATTAGATCATACTTGTGTGAATTCACATAGTCAAGAATTGCTTTTGAAACAGAATTATTCTGAAGAATTTTTAAGGAAAGCAAAATGTCTTTTTTCTTGGCAGTTGCCTGCAATTTCGAGAAAATATTATTTAGTATTTTAGTTTCCTTATCTAACAAATCTTTGCTATACTTCATTGAAAACCCTATAGATGGTTGATAAATTCCTGTAAGTACAGTTACAATGGTAATTTGACTTTTTGGTTCTGCGATGTCCAGTGCACTTTTGAAAGCCCTGTTGGAGAATCCTGATGAATCGTATGCTACCAAAATGTTTTTGAAATTCAACATTAAAGGTAAAGTAAACTTGCTTATTAATTCAATTCACAATATCATGTTTAGTAGAGGGCTCATAACAACCATTCCAATAAACCTAAGGCAAAAAATCATTGGTTCAAATTACACAAAAAATCATTATTCAAAACTGACTCTATACACTCCAATCATAAAAGAGAACAACGTTTAATGTCAGTTATGATAACAACACAATTACTCAAATAGTACAGTGCAGTAAATAATGCCTGTCAGAAATTGAACTAAAAATCGAAGAGATGCCACAGGCCTATGTTGGTAAGGGAATGGCTATCGTTGATCCAAAAATAATTGAAGAGAATAACTGGAAACCGGGACAAATTCTAGAACTGTCTGCAAATAAAAAAAGTCATGTAAAACTATGGTCTGGATTTCCAGAAGATTATGACAGTAAAACTATTCGTATAGATGGTCTCACCAGATACAATATAGGGGCAAGTATTGGTGAGAATCTTTCCATTAATGCAGTTGAGGGAGTAGAAGCAGAACAAATTGTGTTGTCCCCTATTGAAAAGATTCATGCCGAGGGGTTACATGAGTACATGTCTTCACTTTATCAAGGCCATGTTTTCACCACAGGTGACACAGTAATAGTCAATACTCAAATGGGAAGTAAGATTCAGCTTGTGGTAACTAGCACAAAACCCGCAAAGCCTGTTTTTGTAACCGATGATACAATATTCAAGTTAGGCAACATTACAAAATTAGATGATCCTTCCATACCAAGAATTACCTATGACGAGTTGGGCGGATTAAAAAATGAGATTCTAAAGATACGTGAAATGGTAGAGTTGCCAATGAGACATCCAGAATTGTTTGAGAAAATAGGCATATCCTCACCTAAAGGTGTCTTGTTGTATGGCCCTCCCGGAACAGGAAAAACATTACTTGCAAAGGCAGTTGCAGGTGAGACAAATTCCCACTTTACATCACTTAGCGGTCCAGAAATCATGGCAAAGCATTATGGTGAAAGCGAGGAAAAACTACGAGAAATTTTTACACAGGCTGAGGAGAACGCTCCTAGCATTATATTCATTGATGAAATTGATTCAATTGCTCCAAAAAGAGAGGAGGTTTCAGGAGAATTGGAAAAACGGATTGTATCACAATTACTGACCCTGATGGATGGAATGAAATCTCGAGGAAAAGTTGTAGTTATTGCTGCAACTAATAGACCAGATAGCATAGATCCTGCACTACGAAGACCAGGCAGATTTGACAGAGAGATTGAAATCGGAATTCCTGATGAAGAGGGAAGATTAGAAATTTTAAACATCCACACACGTGGAATGCCTCTAGACAAAAATGTGGTTCTAGAAAAAATTTCTAAAATAACTCACGGATTTGTGGGGGCTGACCTGGAAGTTCTGTGTAAGGAGGCAGCAATGAGATCCCTTAGAAGAATTTTACCTGAGATTAATTTGGAAGAAGAAAAAGTTTCAAAGGAAGTACTGCAAAAAATAATGATAACTAGTGAAGATTTTACTGATGCGTTAAAAGAAGTCAGGCCTTCTGCATTAAGGGAAGTTCTAGTTCAGATTCCAAATGTAAGTTGGGATGATGTAGGGGGGCTGGACAAACTAAAGGAAGAACTTCGTGAAGCAATAGAATGGCCATTAAAATACAAAGAGGCTTTTGAATATGCGCATATAAAACCGCCAAAGGGAGTACTGCTTTACGGTCCTCCGGGAACAGGAAAAACACTAATTGCAAAGGCAGTTGCGACAACAACTGAATCCAATTTTATCAGCATCAAGGGTCCTGAACTGCTATCCAAATGGGTTGGTGAATCTGAAAAGGGAGTAAGAGAAATTTTCAGAAAAGCACGTATGGCTGCCCCATGCATAATTTTCTTTGATGAAATAGATGCGCTTGTTCCAAAAAGAGGAAGCGGTAATTCAGATTCACATGTCACAGAAAATGTCGTCTCCCAAATTCTAACTGAGATAGATGGGTTGGAGGAGCTCAATAACGTATTGATAATTGGTGCAACAAACAGGCGGGACATTGTGGATCCTGCACTACTTAGGCCTGGCAGATTTGATAGGGTAATAGAAGTTCCAAACCCTGATGTTGCAGGAATAGAAATGATTCTCAAGATTCACACCAAAGACAAACCACTTGCAGAGGATGTCAATCTAAAGACCCTGGCAGAAATGTCAAAGGGATTCAGTGGGGCAGAAATTGAAGAGGTGTGCAATCGTGGAGCACTCTTGGGAGTTAAGAGATTTGTGGAAAACAAGGAAAAAGACGTAAAGTCTATCAAAATAACTCAAAAGGATCTAGAATACTCAATAAACGAAATAAAGAAGACAAAATCTTCATCCTGAATTATCATGACTGATTTTATTGATATTCTTTTTTTAAGATGATAGTCACTAAAAAATCATGGAATCCTCAGAAATCATTTCCGAGATTGAAGAGATTGTAAAGTCTCAATCAGGTGGAAATTACTCAAAATGGATGATAGGTAGAACAAATGATTCTGAAAACAGTAAGACCAAACGCGGAGAACCAAGCAGTTGGAGGGATTGGGATGCTAATTCCAAAGAGGACGCAGATAAGGTAGAATCTTATTTTATGGACAAAGGGATGAGGCAAGACTCAGAAAGTTATGGTAGTGCCGATTTTGTATATGTCTTCTACATAGGATCCCCTCAGGATAAAATCTGAATAACCGTATCAAAGCATGATCCTATCAACCATATTTTTGAGAAATAACATATCAAGAATAATTGATTCTAAAGTGTTGATGGAAGATCAGAAAATATGAGAAAGTAGCTTCAAAAATGGATTTTTACGAAATATACAAAAAGATGTGAGGTGTTATTTTGATATGGTTAGTTCAGATCAGCTACGTATTTGCAAATCATGTGGAAATGTATTCTCAAAAAAGATTCAAGACAAGATAGTAAATCGTTGTCCGGCATGCAACGTATGGAAAAAGGAAAGCACAAAATAAAGTCAGATGTATGTGATTATCTTAAGAATCTCTTCATTATTACTTCACAACAATATAAAAAAAGAAGCACTACTGGTGGAAAAAGCACTAGATGTGACAGACTGCTTAACTATGTCACAACAAGCACTGATTCATTTTTTATAAAATATTTGCATCTACATCGATTGTAATTATCGATTCCATGTATGATCAAAATCTAAAACCTCGATAATTCATGCCTAACAGATTTACTTTTTCTCACACTTTAATCTACTAAAGATTCTCTAATTTCAATACATCATAGTATGCCTTTGGAATCATTCTTTGTGCCTTAAAAAAGACATTATTTACAGCAGTATCAAGTACGTATGTTTTTGCCCAGTCAGACTCACTCCTAATTGAGCGGCCAAAACCCTGTAGTAATTTGGTAAGTGTTTGAGAAGTATACCATAGTGGGAATTTGTCCATTTTTGCTTTTGTTCTTTTTTCCTTGTAATTCGGATAAGGTACCTTAGCTATTATTTGAAATCTTGACAAATCATCTTTTAGGTCCACACCTTCCCACAACGAAGAAGACAATAAAATCCCAGTAGGATCTTCAGCATGTTCAGATATGATTTCATCTTGTGTTTTTCCGTCTTTGTTTGAGCTGTGACATATTCGTATTCGTCGAGTGTTTTTTGGTGAGAGGTATCTCAAAATTTTTTGGCATCTAGGAATTGAAGATGTAAGAATCAAACCACGTTCATTTGAGTGCTCATCTAAAATTCGGTCTATTGTCTTTATCACCTCAAGTTCATCTTCTTCGGTAGAACCATAGCTGAGTCTTCGAATGTTTAGAAGATTGATTTGACGATTCTCAATTGGAAAAGGTGATTTTGGCGTATCAATAAACGCAACTTGTTCTCCATCTAATCCCATGTTTTCACAAAAACTGTGTTTGTCAATTGTTGCAGACATGAATAATTGGTATTCAGTTTCAAAAAAAGAATGTGCAAATTTTGAAACATCAATTGGTTTGATAGAAATAGTTCGAAAATTGCCATTAAAATCCTTGACAGGATCGTTTACAACAAAATTATCTTTATCGCTTTGAATATCAATTCTTGCTTGTGCTGCCCTGTCATACCTTCTTTCCAACCTAGTGATCATTTCATAGTCAGGATCTTTTTGAAATACATCACTTTCCTTGATATCTTTTATTTTTTTAGCATATGAAAAAGCAATATCATCAGTCAATTGTAGCATAGAATCCAAATCTCCAAAATCGTATCGGTCAGCGTTCAAATTGCATTCTTCTACCTGTCCTGCAAAAATATCAAATCCAATAAACTGCATTATTTGGTCTTCAATTTTATGAGCCTCATCAAAAACAGATACCTTTCTGTCAAGGTAATCTTCAAAGAGTTTTTTGTTAAATTTCATTATTTGAAAAAAGGCATGATAATTCCACAAAGAGTGTTTTGAGACTAGAGCATCATATTTTTGTAAATAGTATGGACATGATTCAGAATCTTGAGTGTTTTCTTCAACTTGTTTAATTGAAGGCTTGAATTTGCATACTTCAATTATCTCCTTTCCGTTCTTACTGATCTTTTCTTGACATTGTCCTTTATCACATGTCAATCCCCAACGCATTGCTCGTCTTGGGTTATCTACTTTTTCAGAGTGCATCATTTTCAGACAAGGAAAATTCTGTTTTCCCTTTACGGGTTTTAGAAAAGGAATATCTTTGATATATTGATCTTGAAGATGTTTTGACGCAGTTACAGTAAAAGAACTATCAAAATATCTAGAGATTGTTGCACCGACAAGGGATTTTCCAACACCAGTAGGTGCACATAGTATTATTTTGCGGTAGCCTGACTTTATCTTATCTTCAATTTGAGAGATGATCTCTTTTTGAATTTCTCTAGGGGTGAATTGATCTGGGAATTTCTCTAAAAGGGACACAGGATTAATCCTCTTTTTCTTTAATATTAAAAGCATGAAGGTTCTTGTAATATCACATTATTTGTAATCTAGTTTAATATCTAGTAGATCTAACATAGAATATGGAATTGCTTGATGATAAAATGAGAGTCTGGTTAGAGAGTGCAAAATTTGTAAAACCAATTCCAGGAGTATATGTACTATATTCAAGAAACAAAGAAGTCATTTACATTGGAGAAAGCATCAATCTAGAGAAGACGTTTACAAAATATGTTGATGAAGAATTTGAGGGTGACGAATGTAAGCAAAAAACAGCATCATATCAAAGAGAATTTACGGATAATCCAAAAGAAAAACAACTTCAATTAATCGAAGATTTCAAAACTCAAACAGGAAAAATTCCAGTCTGTAATACAGAGATAGAATTAGAAACACATTAGATGAAATTCATAAAATGAGTGCAATGCAGTCCTACTGGATTAATATAAAAAATCCAATATTCATTTTATGTCAAACGCAATGGTTTATGCAGGAATTGCAATAGGGGTTGCAGCCATAGCTGCTGCAATTGTATATGCTACAGAAAACCAACAAAATTTCGTTCCAGAAGATGCAGTATTAGCACCTGCTGCCGAACAAGGTTCTTTCACCCCAGAATCAGGATTAGGACCACAATTAAACAAGGAAAGGTGGCATGACGATCCCTTTGCAGACGAAGCTGCAGCAGTAAGGGCTAATGCCGGAAAATAGATTCTAACCACATCATCTTTTTTCATTTTTTACATCATTTTCAATGAGATGAGGCGTAAAATTAGAGAAAATAATTAATCTAAGATCAACATATGATAGGGATGCATCAATGCTATTACTGTGAGCAAATTTTTGATACAAAAGAACAACTCTACGAACATGTAGAAGTGCACTCAGATATTGAGAGAAATAAAGAAATCATGTCTAGGAAAAAATCAAAAAAACAATAGAATTTTCATAGAATCACCAATACACACTAAAGAAAATTAGAGTAAAGGTTGAAAATTTCACATTCAGGGATGGAAATAATAATTTTGATTTAACATAACATGGACTGGATTGACGCATTGTTACAAAAATCATGTGATAAGACACTAACAAAAGGAGAAGTGTTACACAGTTTGTTTCACATGATCGAAATCAATGAAAACACGTTAAATCACATACAATCAGACACAAGAGATTTTGGACCAGAATTAGAAGAATTAAAAAATACAGAAATTAAAGACTTGGAATTTCATTTAAAATACTACCGCAGTCTAGTAAACTACATTTCTGCAATTCCAGAAAGTAAAATTGCTCAAAAATAAACAAGATGTTTTCAGAATTACGGCTATCTTAATTGTGCAAACGTTGTATTAAATTCATCTTGTTTTTCAGCATTTTGCCCAAAATCCGTCTGTTCATCATAGTCTTGTTGTCGTTTTAAGAAAACAGCCTCTAATTTTTCAACTTGTTTTGCAATCATAGCACCAGAATCTTCACGAGCAAATTGTTTTCGTTGCTCTTCATTTTGTCCTCTAGTAGGATACCATTTGTTTTCAAAAAATTCTTCGATTTTTTTGGTCGTATCATATCGTAAGAGTTCTGCAAGATCAAAATGTCCCTGTTGATGTTCTAAAAGATCAGATGTTGCCATTTGTTTTCTTACCCAAGACAAGTGTCGGTGAAACTCAGGAATTATAGCAATATCTGAAATACAGAATTTAATATCACGTCCAAAACTCTCAGAGTTAACTGTCCAAGTTGATCTATATTTTACAAAACTATATGCATCCTCAAACGCTGCTGGATTTGGTTCTGCTTTAAAATCAGACCATTTTAATCGATAGTCTTTAGACCAACTGACAATATTATCATCATTCATGATTTTCCGTATCAGATTAAGAATAAAATCATTGACGTGTATTGAACATCATTCACGTTTTCCATCTCTACCGCTGAACTTTCCAAAAAATTGAGGCACATCAAAACCTAGCCAAAATTCATCATGAGTCATATTTTCATTATGAAATTTTTCATGCTCCACAAGAGCAGTATCTCCCCAATTCCCATCATAAATGAACTTGCAATGTTGAAGTTTTCCAGACTTTCGAATCCCCTTACAAACAATCATCAACATAGTGATTTAGTCAACACATGTGAAAAATATTTGTATAAAAGAGATGTTTGACGGCCGGGAATTCTAGGGGCATGGTCTGTTAAGGCAAACGTAGGACAGCCGTCAAACGATGACTCAATACAATATACCCATAAATGATTAAAAGAAATAGTGTGTTTATTTTGAAACACATGTTTTGTCAGCATCATTTTAGGCACAAATTTCAATGTGGATAATTTTTTCAAACCATTTTGATCAAATATCAAGACACGTTGAATTTTAACAATTTTTCAAAAGAAAAACCAACATAAAGCAAGGTTGTTTGCTTGTTTGGTGTTTTCAACATATCCCCCAAAGGGACTGAAGCTAGAGAAAACATCAAACATGCTTGCTTTCAAAACTATTAATTTAACAATCAAGGCCCACAATCACATGAATGTCAGATTTGTGGCTTCAATGGCTATTGCGATAATATCTTTGGCAGTGGGATTTTATCTTCTAAATGACATCAATCAGGAAAATGCAGCAGAAATCACACAAAAACATCTAGACAAACAATTAACTGAATCAAATGAAAGACTAGCCATAATCAAAGACAAGTTTTACAATGGGGAATATCACGGGGAATTGCAGACAGAAGAAGTAATCAATATTATAAAGGCAGAAGTTGCCACACAAAAGAAAATTCTTGAACAATACAACGAATTGCCCAGTGAGCTAAAAACAGATAAAACAATAGACATGAGATTCTGGCAGTTAGGAAAATACAGCTGGGCAGGAGAAGAATCCATGCTTAACAGTTTAGAAAAAAACCAATAGTCATTCAACAATTACAAAATTAGGTTGACAACCTAATTGTTCTAAAAGTTCATTGCTTTGATATACAAGCATATTTCGCTCATCAATGGAAGTGTTGATTTCATCAGAAATAGAACTCAGTTTGTCAAATATTCTTTTTGTCTTTTCAAGTTCTTCATCAGATAATGATTTACCTTCATAGAACAAATATTGCTCGAAATATTCATCATACTGAATTTGTAATTTGGATATCTCCTCATCAAAAGATTCAATATTATTTCTAATTTGTCGATCCTGGTCTAACAGTTCTTTTTGGCCTATATACAACTCATCAAATTTTTGAGGAATTTGTAAACCCAGAGTATCAAAATTTTCCTCAGGGAATTCATTAGAATACATCAAGTTATTTTTTTCCATAGTGTGTCGTAGTCCAAGTGCATGCCCTACTTCATGCATGATAATATTTGCAACCATGTTTTCATCGTTTTGTACATAGTTGCCATTACAGTCCTCGTTTCCAACAGAGATATCCAAAATGCAACTATTCAGAACACCAAACAATGCAGAGTTGCATGTGGCAAGTCCCGTGTGAGTCTCCGAGGCATAAACCTGCCATCTAAATACAATTTCAGGATTTTCTGCCTCTACAAAGGTCAAATTAGGATTGATAGATTCCCAAGAATAAAGAGCTTTTTTCAAAGCATTAATTGGAATCTGACTATCAGGCAAATTTGGCACATCATGTATAGAATAAGAAATTATGCGTTCACTGTTTTGTTTTATTGTCTGAACAATCTCTCTAGTTTTCTCAGATGTTTTTTCTAGCCCAGAAAAAACGTCATCCCCATCAAATGATAAAACATCAGAGTACAAAAGAAAGCCCACAATAATGATGACAAACATGGCAATTACAAACCCCTTCAATGAAAACACATGATTTTAAACATACCTAAAACTTTCTATTGAAAACTCAGACAATACAAAAAGGTTGAATTAATTTATTTGATAACATAGAAAGCTTTTCAACACTTGTTTTATTTTATGAAGTTTTTTAGAGGGAAAACATTGCCATAGAATAGCTGGGCTGATTGGTAATCGCAATGAAAATTGCAAACGGCACTGATTACCAACTTCTTCTGTGGCCAAAACAAATTTGAAAAGAACGAATTATTTCAAATAGAAAATTAATGCGTGTGAATGAAAATATAAAAAACATCTAATTTACAAGATGTTTAAAATCCACTTGCATAGGAGTAGGTGTTATTAAAAGCAGTGAGGGTTTTTTGAATATTCAGATTTTTCAGATTCTGTAAACAAGGTAGCATTGCAAGAAACAAGATAAAGCATGTCTTGAAATGCAGGACATTGTTTGTCAATAGAAAATAATTCCTGGCAATTTGGGCATTGAATCACATCATGATGCCCCATATCACATTCTATATCTTCAATTAGTTCAAAAAATACGTTTTTTTTACAAGAACTGCAACAGATAGTTTTATTTTGGAATTTTTCAGTGAACAATTTAAAAAATAAAATAAAATTCAATATATGTCATATCCACAATTGAATCAATTGTCCATATTGTTTTTATTTAACAATATCTAAATTAAGTCATAACATGGCAGCAGCCATAAAATTATTTTTTCATTAGAACACATCAAATTGCTTTATTACCCACAAGGCAAAAATATGAAATATGACACAATGTCCTACCTGTAAACTATCAATGGAATCACACTCTACATCAGAATTGATGGAGTGTTGTATGAAACAAGTAGGAGATGAATTTTCTGATGCACCTACAGGAATTTGTCCTAACTGTATGCACAACATCAAAGAACATACCGATTCTGAACTTGCCGAGTGTACCTTAGCATTTCTTAAATCAGGGATATCAAGTTAAGCATAAACAAGAGAGAAATCGTGATAAGAGCAATGGATCAGGGCACTGCAATATTGATTGAAAAATACTCTCCAATGTGGACAAATAAACAGATTTGGGAGTACGAACAAAAGAATCCAGAATTAAAATTCGATGTGTTATTTGTAGAACCTAAAAATAAAAACATAGATTGGAAATCAAAATTTGCATACGTGAAATCAGATATTAGAGAAGTCACTATTGACAATTTTGATTTTCTTGCAGATGGGTTTGAGTTATGGATATCAAACTCTAAAGAAAAAAAAGAGATAGACAAAAAGATCATACCATACCTGATGGCAGTAATGGCAGATATTATGATTGATGAAGAAATAACATTAAAGTTTCGAATTGAAGAGGAGTGTCTTGTTGTGTCAGTTGATCATGATGCAGATGTAATTGACTGTAAAGAGTTTTTTGAAGAATTTTATCATCTTGCAACAGGAGTAAACTATGATACA
Above is a window of Nitrosopumilus sp. K4 DNA encoding:
- a CDS encoding universal stress protein, with product MAFSNILVPFDGSSFSVKAFNAALKIAIMHDAKIKIITCLEKENLGAWYIDKRTNKKIINDARIFAKKSLSNLEKIAKNSNISLSIHIVETKSISKQIVDFAKSRKIDLIVIGSHGQSKVKRIFLGSVSNSVSQTSKCPVLIIK
- a CDS encoding universal stress protein, with the protein product MLNFKNILVAYDSSGFSNRAFKSALDIAEPKSQITIVTVLTGIYQPSIGFSMKYSKDLLDKETKILNNIFSKLQATAKKKDILLSLKILQNNSVSKAILDYVNSHKYDLIVIGSHGRTGLNKMILGSVANAVSQQSKIPVMVVK
- a CDS encoding CDC48 family AAA ATPase; protein product: MSEIELKIEEMPQAYVGKGMAIVDPKIIEENNWKPGQILELSANKKSHVKLWSGFPEDYDSKTIRIDGLTRYNIGASIGENLSINAVEGVEAEQIVLSPIEKIHAEGLHEYMSSLYQGHVFTTGDTVIVNTQMGSKIQLVVTSTKPAKPVFVTDDTIFKLGNITKLDDPSIPRITYDELGGLKNEILKIREMVELPMRHPELFEKIGISSPKGVLLYGPPGTGKTLLAKAVAGETNSHFTSLSGPEIMAKHYGESEEKLREIFTQAEENAPSIIFIDEIDSIAPKREEVSGELEKRIVSQLLTLMDGMKSRGKVVVIAATNRPDSIDPALRRPGRFDREIEIGIPDEEGRLEILNIHTRGMPLDKNVVLEKISKITHGFVGADLEVLCKEAAMRSLRRILPEINLEEEKVSKEVLQKIMITSEDFTDALKEVRPSALREVLVQIPNVSWDDVGGLDKLKEELREAIEWPLKYKEAFEYAHIKPPKGVLLYGPPGTGKTLIAKAVATTTESNFISIKGPELLSKWVGESEKGVREIFRKARMAAPCIIFFDEIDALVPKRGSGNSDSHVTENVVSQILTEIDGLEELNNVLIIGATNRRDIVDPALLRPGRFDRVIEVPNPDVAGIEMILKIHTKDKPLAEDVNLKTLAEMSKGFSGAEIEEVCNRGALLGVKRFVENKEKDVKSIKITQKDLEYSINEIKKTKSSS
- a CDS encoding helicase C-terminal domain-containing protein yields the protein MSLLEKFPDQFTPREIQKEIISQIEDKIKSGYRKIILCAPTGVGKSLVGATISRYFDSSFTVTASKHLQDQYIKDIPFLKPVKGKQNFPCLKMMHSEKVDNPRRAMRWGLTCDKGQCQEKISKNGKEIIEVCKFKPSIKQVEENTQDSESCPYYLQKYDALVSKHSLWNYHAFFQIMKFNKKLFEDYLDRKVSVFDEAHKIEDQIMQFIGFDIFAGQVEECNLNADRYDFGDLDSMLQLTDDIAFSYAKKIKDIKESDVFQKDPDYEMITRLERRYDRAAQARIDIQSDKDNFVVNDPVKDFNGNFRTISIKPIDVSKFAHSFFETEYQLFMSATIDKHSFCENMGLDGEQVAFIDTPKSPFPIENRQINLLNIRRLSYGSTEEDELEVIKTIDRILDEHSNERGLILTSSIPRCQKILRYLSPKNTRRIRICHSSNKDGKTQDEIISEHAEDPTGILLSSSLWEGVDLKDDLSRFQIIAKVPYPNYKEKRTKAKMDKFPLWYTSQTLTKLLQGFGRSIRSESDWAKTYVLDTAVNNVFFKAQRMIPKAYYDVLKLENL
- a CDS encoding GIY-YIG nuclease family protein; protein product: MELLDDKMRVWLESAKFVKPIPGVYVLYSRNKEVIYIGESINLEKTFTKYVDEEFEGDECKQKTASYQREFTDNPKEKQLQLIEDFKTQTGKIPVCNTEIELETH
- a CDS encoding matrixin family metalloprotease — encoded protein: MKGFVIAMFVIIIVGFLLYSDVLSFDGDDVFSGLEKTSEKTREIVQTIKQNSERIISYSIHDVPNLPDSQIPINALKKALYSWESINPNLTFVEAENPEIVFRWQVYASETHTGLATCNSALFGVLNSCILDISVGNEDCNGNYVQNDENMVANIIMHEVGHALGLRHTMEKNNLMYSNEFPEENFDTLGLQIPQKFDELYIGQKELLDQDRQIRNNIESFDEEISKLQIQYDEYFEQYLFYEGKSLSDEELEKTKRIFDKLSSISDEINTSIDERNMLVYQSNELLEQLGCQPNFVIVE